In one window of Aceticella autotrophica DNA:
- a CDS encoding transposase, whose protein sequence is MAIIPQQTFFVWSEIENLGDLERLKLVIEYMPDEELMQALEKERGKGRDDYPVRAMWNSILAGVVYQHNSVESLRRELSRNGQLRFMCGFKSQKDVPGSDVYSRFFKKLFEKEDIINGIFNKLVDELEKILPGFGKNLAIDGKAISSLAGHKNKNKEEDGRRDIDADWAKKEYKGINKNGTAWSKIVKWFGYRLHLIVDADYELPVAFEVTKASTSEIKKAHTIFEQLNKNHPEIIKKCETVEADRGYDDTKLIIKLWDEYKIKPVIDIRNMWKDGEETRQLSNIKNVVYNYKGNVYCYCLETGERREMCNGGFEKDRNMLKKICPAKQYGLKCKCMDKCPAASGLRISLEENRRIFTPIDRSSYKWERLYKKRTSVERVNSRLDGSFGFEKHYIRGLKKMKIRCGIALCVMLAMAVGRIKEKQEDKMRSLVKSA, encoded by the coding sequence ATGGCTATTATACCACAACAAACGTTTTTTGTCTGGAGTGAAATTGAAAACTTAGGTGATTTAGAAAGATTAAAATTAGTGATTGAATATATGCCGGATGAAGAACTTATGCAGGCACTTGAAAAAGAAAGAGGAAAAGGCAGGGATGATTATCCAGTCAGGGCTATGTGGAATTCAATACTTGCCGGTGTAGTTTATCAACATAATTCCGTAGAAAGTTTAAGACGGGAATTATCAAGGAATGGACAACTAAGATTTATGTGCGGGTTTAAAAGTCAAAAAGACGTTCCAGGATCAGATGTATATTCAAGGTTTTTCAAAAAGCTCTTTGAAAAAGAAGATATAATTAATGGGATATTTAATAAATTAGTAGATGAACTTGAAAAAATATTACCAGGGTTTGGCAAGAATCTTGCGATTGATGGAAAAGCAATATCTTCTTTGGCAGGGCACAAAAATAAAAACAAGGAGGAAGATGGTCGTAGAGACATAGACGCAGATTGGGCAAAAAAAGAGTACAAAGGCATAAATAAAAATGGAACAGCATGGTCAAAGATAGTAAAATGGTTTGGATACAGGTTACATCTAATTGTAGATGCAGATTATGAATTACCAGTTGCATTTGAAGTAACAAAAGCTTCAACATCGGAAATAAAAAAAGCACATACAATATTCGAACAATTAAACAAAAACCACCCGGAAATCATAAAAAAATGCGAGACAGTTGAAGCAGACAGAGGATATGATGACACAAAACTAATAATAAAACTTTGGGATGAATATAAAATTAAGCCAGTTATAGACATAAGGAATATGTGGAAAGATGGCGAAGAAACCCGTCAATTAAGCAACATAAAAAATGTAGTATATAACTATAAAGGCAATGTATATTGCTACTGTCTTGAAACAGGCGAAAGACGTGAAATGTGTAATGGTGGTTTTGAAAAAGATAGAAACATGTTAAAAAAAATATGTCCAGCGAAACAGTACGGACTTAAATGCAAATGTATGGATAAATGTCCAGCAGCAAGTGGATTAAGGATTTCCTTAGAAGAAAACAGAAGAATTTTCACACCAATAGATCGTTCAAGTTATAAATGGGAAAGGCTGTATAAAAAAAGGACATCTGTAGAGCGTGTAAACAGCAGATTAGATGGATCCTTTGGTTTTGAGAAACATTACATAAGAGGACTTAAAAAAATGAAAATAAGATGTGGAATTGCATTGTGTGTTATGCTTGCTATGGCAGTTGGAAGGATCAAAGAAAAGCAAGAAGACAAGATGAGAAGTCTTGTTAAAAGTGCATAA
- the istA gene encoding IS21 family transposase: MLTMTQVKNIKKLYYSKGKKVNEIVKITGHNYRTVMKYLEKDDFNQTVGRKEGDKRGRPRKIEPVKPIIDRWLEEDKTAPVKQRHTAKKIYTRLKEEHEELLNVGYRTIAYYVAKRKKEVYKDEEGYIPLEHPKGEAQVDFGQAIFYEKGKRIEGHYLNMTFPYSNGGYTQVFKGENQECLLEGMKRIFEYIEHVPYKIWFDNLSAAVIMGKNKERKLVEQFERFALHYGFEANFCNPNSGHEKGNVKNKVGYHRRNLFVPIPHFENIDEYNKKLLKLSGIDMKREHYKKGELIEKLLEEEKDFMFKLPEKEFEVCRIKTVITDKYGKAEYETNLYSTSPVYAGEEVIVKATADKVIIMNKDFRTIVTHERIYDKYKESMKWYPYLEALARRPKAIKYTKFFNELPDIWKDYIDNQDNEGKKRSIKALMKMIEGDEDLGLINATKAIEETLNNGINDIDSIIATYYRIRNMGNIAINEINLKDNIPKIKEYQSDINIYDSLCKRQVPAI; the protein is encoded by the coding sequence ATGTTAACAATGACTCAAGTTAAGAATATCAAAAAACTGTATTACAGTAAAGGGAAAAAAGTAAATGAAATTGTAAAAATTACTGGACATAACTACAGAACAGTAATGAAATATCTTGAAAAAGATGATTTTAATCAAACCGTTGGTAGAAAAGAAGGAGATAAAAGAGGACGACCACGAAAGATTGAACCAGTAAAACCAATCATTGATAGGTGGTTGGAGGAAGATAAAACGGCTCCAGTTAAGCAAAGGCATACAGCAAAGAAAATTTATACAAGATTAAAAGAAGAACATGAAGAACTTCTTAATGTAGGCTATAGAACAATTGCATATTATGTTGCTAAAAGGAAGAAAGAAGTTTACAAAGATGAAGAAGGATATATTCCTCTTGAACATCCTAAAGGTGAGGCACAAGTTGATTTTGGACAGGCTATTTTTTATGAGAAAGGAAAAAGAATTGAAGGACATTATTTAAACATGACTTTTCCATATAGCAATGGTGGATATACTCAGGTTTTTAAGGGTGAAAATCAGGAATGTCTATTAGAAGGGATGAAGAGAATATTTGAATACATAGAGCATGTTCCATATAAAATATGGTTTGATAATCTTTCTGCTGCAGTAATAATGGGGAAAAATAAAGAGAGGAAATTAGTAGAACAATTTGAAAGGTTTGCACTGCATTATGGATTTGAAGCCAATTTTTGCAATCCAAATAGCGGCCATGAAAAGGGAAATGTTAAAAATAAAGTAGGATATCATAGAAGAAATTTGTTTGTTCCAATTCCCCATTTTGAAAATATTGATGAATACAATAAAAAATTACTTAAGCTTTCAGGAATAGATATGAAAAGAGAACACTACAAAAAAGGTGAACTAATTGAAAAGCTGCTTGAAGAAGAGAAAGATTTTATGTTTAAACTTCCTGAAAAGGAATTTGAGGTTTGCAGAATAAAAACAGTAATAACAGACAAATATGGAAAGGCTGAATATGAAACAAATCTTTACTCAACATCGCCAGTTTATGCTGGTGAAGAAGTTATTGTAAAAGCAACAGCTGACAAAGTGATAATAATGAATAAGGATTTTAGAACAATAGTAACTCATGAAAGAATTTATGATAAGTATAAAGAATCTATGAAGTGGTATCCTTACCTTGAAGCTCTGGCAAGAAGACCTAAGGCAATAAAATATACAAAATTTTTCAACGAGTTACCTGATATTTGGAAGGATTATATAGATAATCAAGATAATGAAGGTAAAAAACGTAGTATAAAAGCACTTATGAAAATGATAGAAGGAGATGAAGATTTAGGATTAATAAATGCAACGAAGGCAATTGAAGAGACATTAAATAACGGAATTAATGATATAGACAGTATTATTGCAACATACTACCGAATTAGAAATATGGGGAATATTGCAATTAATGAAATAAATCTTAAAGATAATATTCCGAAAATTAAAGAATACCAGTCAGACATAAATATATATGATAGTCTATGCAAAAGGCAGGTGCCTGCAATATGA
- a CDS encoding ABC transporter permease has product MKYLLRKLLRDLWDMRIQFFSVFLMSFLGVLIYTGIEGVWLGMDKQLNAWIKTSNLADAWVSGNMVSDGDISKIKNLNGIKEVQPTIIINTKADISNNTRDLQLMSINPNRNSISKPYIIAGDSFSESQNAVWINEDFAKENHININDNIKVSVNKKQITLIVRGLILSPEYISYTGSTTALQPDYKQYGYGYVSEQTMKQILKVSGYNQLKLIYSSDTNFSDLEQKIENILGAKYYNISDRTNFRGISNYIDKIAQIRKLSILFSLVFFLLALLTMQTTMKRLIETERTQIGTLKALGYHNKQLLLHFGLYGFIISLLGVTVGLITAPHTITPILLNLQKKFYSMPVWKGQNSFVAYVVSGLVILCCTITSILASKKGVIEMPAEALRNEAPRGGKQILWEHFSGFWNTLSFEWKWSLRDMSRNKGRTFMGIISVTGSMMLLIASFGLWDSLVGTNQFLYGKQYDYYVKIILQPDATEDNCMSLFNLVNKNGQWLEEKNGEIRTAKNQKNIAVEILERGLFIHLKDESGAVIPLPTSGVLITHKLAEEMGIQKGSTIQFHIVGNTDYITADVSDIITIPYPQGVYLSKDCWEKYGNSFKPTALLSGTNMKIDDISNLPYVKETTTLQKQLDDVNNVLNSVQMIVFLLLAAAVLLNVVVLYDLGVLNFTERKREYATMKVMGFHQKEIRTIIFRESIFNTVIGWLLGVPIGIQFLKIYVGSVTTDNFEYRPMITLLSFIIASCITIGTSMFVCMLISRKVKKLDMIESLKSVE; this is encoded by the coding sequence TTGAAATATTTGCTGCGTAAACTTCTTCGCGATTTGTGGGATATGAGGATACAATTTTTTTCCGTATTTTTAATGTCTTTTCTTGGAGTGTTAATTTATACAGGAATAGAAGGTGTTTGGCTTGGTATGGATAAACAACTCAATGCATGGATAAAAACCAGTAATCTGGCTGATGCATGGGTGAGCGGAAATATGGTTTCTGATGGTGATATTTCAAAAATAAAGAATTTAAATGGGATAAAAGAAGTGCAGCCTACAATAATAATTAATACAAAAGCAGATATTTCAAATAATACTCGTGATTTACAATTAATGAGCATAAATCCAAACAGAAATAGTATATCTAAACCTTATATAATAGCAGGTGATAGTTTTTCTGAATCACAAAATGCAGTATGGATAAATGAAGATTTCGCCAAAGAAAATCATATTAATATTAATGACAATATTAAAGTCTCAGTTAATAAAAAGCAGATAACACTTATTGTTAGGGGATTAATTCTAAGTCCAGAATACATTAGCTATACTGGTTCAACAACAGCGCTTCAGCCTGATTATAAACAATATGGATACGGTTATGTTTCAGAACAAACTATGAAACAAATATTAAAAGTTTCAGGATATAATCAGCTGAAGCTTATTTATTCATCTGATACTAACTTCAGTGATTTGGAGCAAAAAATAGAAAATATACTAGGTGCAAAATATTACAATATTTCAGATCGCACCAATTTTAGAGGTATTTCAAATTATATCGATAAGATTGCTCAAATAAGGAAACTTTCAATATTATTTTCACTTGTATTTTTTCTTCTTGCTCTTTTAACGATGCAAACAACAATGAAAAGATTAATTGAAACAGAGCGGACGCAAATTGGTACATTAAAAGCTTTGGGCTATCATAATAAACAACTCCTGTTACATTTTGGTCTCTACGGTTTTATAATAAGTCTACTTGGAGTAACTGTAGGATTAATTACAGCACCACACACCATTACTCCGATCTTATTAAATTTACAGAAAAAGTTTTACTCCATGCCAGTCTGGAAAGGGCAAAATTCATTTGTAGCATATGTAGTATCAGGGCTTGTTATACTTTGCTGCACTATAACATCAATTTTAGCTAGTAAAAAAGGTGTTATCGAAATGCCAGCCGAAGCACTTCGTAATGAAGCTCCTAGAGGTGGAAAACAAATATTATGGGAACATTTTTCAGGCTTTTGGAATACACTTTCCTTTGAGTGGAAATGGTCACTACGTGATATGTCCAGAAATAAAGGACGTACCTTTATGGGGATAATCAGCGTTACTGGTAGCATGATGCTACTTATCGCAAGTTTTGGTTTGTGGGATTCTCTTGTAGGAACTAATCAATTTTTATATGGTAAACAATATGACTATTATGTTAAAATTATTTTACAGCCAGATGCAACAGAAGATAATTGTATGAGTTTGTTTAATTTGGTAAATAAAAATGGTCAGTGGTTAGAAGAAAAAAATGGAGAAATACGTACAGCTAAAAATCAAAAAAATATCGCAGTAGAAATTCTCGAAAGGGGTTTGTTTATACACCTGAAGGATGAAAGTGGTGCTGTTATTCCACTTCCAACTTCTGGTGTGTTAATAACTCATAAACTTGCCGAAGAAATGGGCATTCAGAAGGGATCAACCATTCAATTTCACATTGTAGGAAATACTGATTATATAACTGCTGATGTCTCAGATATTATAACTATTCCATATCCACAAGGTGTTTATTTGTCAAAAGACTGTTGGGAAAAATATGGCAATTCATTTAAACCTACTGCACTTCTATCAGGCACTAATATGAAAATTGATGATATTTCTAATTTGCCTTATGTCAAAGAAACAACAACACTTCAGAAACAACTTGATGATGTCAACAATGTTTTAAATAGCGTTCAAATGATTGTTTTCCTTTTACTTGCTGCGGCTGTTTTATTAAATGTAGTTGTATTATATGATTTGGGAGTCTTAAATTTCACAGAGCGAAAACGAGAGTACGCAACAATGAAAGTTATGGGATTTCATCAAAAGGAGATTCGCACAATAATTTTTAGAGAGAGTATTTTTAACACTGTTATTGGTTGGTTATTAGGTGTACCAATTGGTATTCAATTTTTAAAGATTTACGTAGGTTCTGTTACAACGGATAATTTTGAATATAGACCTATGATCACTCTGCTTAGTTTTATCATTGCAAGTTGTATTACTATAGGAACATCTATGTTTGTGTGTATGTTAATAAGCCGAAAAGTAAAAAAATTAGATATGATTGAATCGCTAAAATCAGTGGAATAG
- a CDS encoding transposase yields the protein MGRQARQFSKTGLYHIVFRGICRQNIFEEDNDFIKMLKTIQELKQEMQFKIYAYCLMNNHVHLLLKEENTGDISLIMKRLLTKYAGWFNRKYSRSGALIANRYKSQPVEIDEYLSSLIRYIHQNPIRAKIVTHIDKYRWSSYPEYMNESIITDTGFILSTMDRKTFEIYHKQEEKGYYEVNDKIGKSDEYIRQRIIKLIDGKEPKEIGLLPKPERNKIIKQLKEEEGFSIRQIERATGISRGIISRCDK from the coding sequence ATGGGAAGACAAGCACGTCAATTTAGTAAAACCGGACTATATCATATAGTATTCAGGGGAATATGTAGGCAAAATATATTTGAAGAAGATAATGATTTTATTAAAATGCTTAAGACAATTCAAGAACTTAAGCAAGAAATGCAATTTAAGATTTATGCATATTGCTTAATGAACAACCATGTACACCTTCTCTTAAAGGAAGAAAATACAGGTGACATTTCTTTAATTATGAAAAGATTGCTTACTAAATATGCTGGCTGGTTTAACAGGAAATACTCAAGAAGTGGTGCATTGATTGCTAATAGATATAAAAGCCAGCCGGTAGAAATAGATGAATATCTATCATCCTTGATACGATATATTCATCAAAATCCTATCAGAGCAAAGATAGTGACACATATAGATAAATACAGATGGAGCAGCTATCCTGAATATATGAATGAGAGTATAATTACCGATACAGGATTTATACTCTCAACAATGGATAGAAAGACGTTTGAAATCTATCATAAACAGGAAGAAAAGGGATATTATGAAGTTAACGATAAAATTGGTAAAAGTGATGAATATATACGACAAAGAATTATAAAATTGATAGATGGCAAAGAACCAAAAGAGATTGGATTATTGCCAAAACCAGAGCGAAACAAAATTATTAAGCAGCTAAAAGAAGAAGAAGGCTTTTCAATTCGGCAAATTGAAAGAGCAACTGGAATTTCTCGAGGCATTATATCAAGATGTGACAAATAA
- the istB gene encoding IS21-like element helper ATPase IstB: MNEVIVNNIRNYCRELKLGKNIVRSIGTIQADSHEEFLAKILEIEIKHRETTRKNRYLKQAGFDVIKTFENYKFDHIEIPSSITMDALKSAGFVKKKENLILYGPVGTGKTHLAIAVGVAACMNNMKVKFFRTAALVNELIDAKSNGTLKKLLKQIEQTDLLICDEWGYIPIDIDGAKLLYQVIAGCYEKKSIILTTNLEFSKWNSIFFDEKLTNAILDRMVHHSHLLIFDGPSWRLQNSLIKYN, from the coding sequence ATGAACGAGGTAATAGTAAATAACATAAGAAATTATTGCAGGGAGCTTAAACTTGGTAAAAATATTGTTAGAAGTATAGGAACTATACAAGCTGATAGCCATGAAGAATTTCTTGCTAAAATACTTGAGATAGAAATAAAGCATAGAGAAACTACAAGGAAAAATAGATACCTAAAACAAGCAGGATTTGATGTTATTAAGACCTTTGAGAACTATAAATTTGACCATATTGAGATACCTTCAAGTATAACAATGGATGCACTTAAAAGTGCAGGATTTGTGAAAAAGAAAGAGAATCTAATACTTTATGGACCAGTAGGTACAGGAAAAACACATCTTGCTATTGCGGTTGGAGTTGCTGCATGTATGAATAATATGAAAGTCAAGTTCTTTAGAACGGCTGCCTTAGTAAACGAGCTAATAGATGCAAAAAGCAATGGCACATTGAAAAAATTATTAAAACAGATTGAACAAACAGACCTTTTGATATGTGATGAATGGGGCTATATTCCGATTGATATTGACGGTGCTAAGCTACTATATCAGGTTATAGCAGGATGCTATGAGAAAAAGAGCATAATATTAACCACCAACCTTGAATTTAGCAAGTGGAACAGCATCTTTTTCGATGAAAAACTTACAAATGCGATACTTGATAGAATGGTTCATCATAGTCATCTACTAATATTTGATGGGCCAAGCTGGAGGCTCCAGAACTCATTAATTAAATACAATTAA
- a CDS encoding radical SAM/SPASM domain-containing protein: MERFKRFTELTEEISEAMLNNVMQESCSHIIEFLKKQNEKYNYNCESGRYFINSFFPSFPSSAWSRTVQDFYDIAVHNERIPIQTDIVITGKCHCNCWHCFRSKDNNEDLCIETISQCFSSLYDMGTTTIGITGGEPMLHKDILDIIYSIPDGIEAQLYTTGHNIDAQFASKIKDSNLTRCIVSLDHYDEEIVCGLRHNPNAYKEALKAIRALTEQNIYTAVTVCITNELLKPEALQKYFKLIQSLNINELRIIMPIPQGNLRGQNFSHLYSDATKFVKQFKKEHSSSAVMPTIVNFCEIESPSYLGCQAGVNYMAINNNGYVTPCIAVPLSFGNIYKDNLKDIFERMGEFFPIPGRICYGKILGRVLFREKVDTTITPISTDFSLDIAKQCNVLRDRPAFFKSFDCRGGYQS, translated from the coding sequence ATGGAAAGGTTCAAAAGATTTACTGAATTGACGGAAGAAATTTCTGAGGCTATGTTAAACAATGTTATGCAAGAATCTTGTTCTCATATCATAGAATTTCTTAAGAAGCAGAATGAGAAATACAACTATAATTGCGAAAGTGGGCGTTATTTCATCAATAGTTTCTTTCCCTCTTTTCCAAGTTCTGCATGGAGCAGAACAGTTCAAGACTTTTACGACATTGCTGTACATAATGAGCGAATCCCGATTCAGACTGACATTGTTATAACAGGAAAGTGTCATTGTAATTGCTGGCATTGTTTTAGATCAAAAGATAATAATGAAGATCTATGCATAGAAACTATTAGCCAATGTTTTAGCTCATTATACGATATGGGTACAACTACTATTGGAATTACAGGTGGAGAACCTATGTTACATAAAGATATTTTAGATATCATTTACTCTATTCCAGATGGCATTGAGGCCCAGCTCTATACTACGGGTCATAATATTGATGCGCAATTTGCTTCAAAAATCAAAGACTCTAATTTAACTAGATGCATTGTAAGTTTGGATCACTATGATGAAGAAATTGTATGTGGGCTTCGTCATAACCCAAACGCATATAAAGAGGCTCTAAAAGCAATCAGAGCGTTAACTGAGCAGAATATTTATACAGCGGTTACAGTATGTATAACTAATGAACTTTTAAAACCAGAGGCCTTACAAAAATATTTTAAACTTATTCAATCTTTAAACATAAATGAATTAAGGATTATCATGCCTATTCCGCAAGGAAACTTGAGGGGACAAAATTTCAGCCATTTATACTCTGATGCCACCAAATTTGTTAAACAATTCAAAAAAGAGCATTCTTCATCTGCAGTCATGCCCACTATAGTAAATTTTTGTGAAATTGAAAGTCCTAGTTATTTAGGGTGTCAAGCAGGAGTCAATTATATGGCAATTAACAACAATGGTTATGTTACTCCTTGCATTGCAGTTCCTTTATCATTTGGGAATATTTATAAAGATAATCTTAAAGATATATTCGAACGTATGGGAGAATTCTTTCCTATTCCTGGAAGAATCTGTTATGGAAAAATTTTAGGGAGAGTTTTATTCCGCGAAAAAGTAGACACGACTATAACTCCCATTTCTACCGATTTTTCTTTAGACATAGCAAAACAGTGTAATGTATTGCGAGACAGACCAGCCTTTTTTAAATCATTTGACTGCAGAGGAGGATATCAATCATGA
- a CDS encoding ABC transporter ATP-binding protein → MSFIVFKKVTKEYLTGKQNIKALSNIDFCIEQGTFTCILGPSGSGKTTILNLLGGMDRATSGNIFVDGREITNLSDEQLTNYRRTDVGFVFQFYNLIPNLNAYENVAISAYLSHNPLDPKEMLEAVGLSNRAKNFPAEMSGGELQRTAIARALCKNPKILLCDEPTGALDSETGKNILQLLQDMAHKKGKTVIVVTHNAAIVPAADRVIHLKDGRVVQIEDHEQPIPMEKVVW, encoded by the coding sequence ATGTCTTTCATTGTTTTTAAAAAAGTCACAAAAGAATATCTAACAGGGAAACAAAACATTAAGGCATTATCAAATATAGATTTTTGTATAGAACAAGGAACATTTACTTGTATTTTAGGTCCAAGTGGGTCTGGCAAAACTACAATACTAAATTTATTGGGAGGAATGGATCGGGCTACGTCAGGTAATATCTTTGTGGATGGAAGAGAAATTACTAATCTTTCAGACGAACAGTTAACAAATTATCGCCGTACCGATGTAGGATTCGTATTTCAATTCTATAATTTAATTCCTAACTTGAATGCCTATGAAAATGTAGCTATTTCTGCCTATTTGAGCCATAATCCTCTTGATCCAAAGGAAATGCTAGAAGCCGTTGGTTTAAGTAATAGAGCAAAAAATTTTCCTGCCGAAATGTCTGGTGGTGAGTTACAAAGAACCGCCATTGCACGTGCTTTATGCAAAAATCCTAAAATACTATTGTGCGACGAACCTACGGGAGCACTGGACAGTGAAACTGGGAAAAATATTTTGCAACTTTTGCAGGATATGGCTCATAAGAAAGGGAAAACCGTTATTGTAGTAACACATAATGCTGCTATTGTTCCTGCTGCCGACAGAGTAATTCATCTAAAGGACGGGCGTGTAGTTCAGATAGAAGATCATGAGCAGCCTATACCTATGGAAAAGGTGGTGTGGTAA
- a CDS encoding DUF6431 domain-containing protein, whose amino-acid sequence MIIIAFPVKNIHKYIENESYLYIEAPSGCSNCTYNGKLHRHGYYCRGVFIDNNCIDITIARVICPVCHKTHALIPDFLVPYFIYPLSVILTSLKKIFIKM is encoded by the coding sequence ATGATAATTATAGCCTTTCCAGTCAAAAATATACATAAATATATCGAAAATGAATCATATTTGTACATAGAGGCACCATCTGGATGCTCTAATTGCACTTACAACGGTAAATTGCACAGGCATGGTTATTACTGCAGGGGTGTCTTTATCGATAACAATTGCATAGATATTACCATAGCAAGAGTTATTTGTCCTGTATGCCATAAAACACATGCTTTAATACCGGATTTTTTAGTGCCATATTTCATCTATCCTTTATCTGTTATTTTAACTTCCTTGAAAAAAATATTTATCAAGATGTGA
- a CDS encoding 3-oxoacyl-ACP synthase III family protein: MKGRIAGAGAFNPQSISDDLYIELFGKKARAISKILPHHNRYCAIDLNTGDVYTTNIEMAYEASLMAIKNANFSPNDIDMIIYSTATPDYVVPPCFALLQEKLGISKCMGFDIRSGCAGFGTAVNLALNLIKSLVVQRVLVVGSDLLSSRFSEFLKDKSSITLKTLFNLMFFGDGAGAIVFESTVESNSSGFFYYDMESSMANIPYGSIIEIGGSRYPYPISEIPRERWPIFQANGLSDEYLPKVLIYALQKFKDKTSIGTSDFDYYLMPVESEKMQQKILSVFPDMDLNKIVSINDKGGALLNAAIPIALSNAISQNSFKSGDMVLLYAAENTKWQYALSAFIW, translated from the coding sequence ATGAAAGGAAGAATTGCAGGTGCCGGTGCGTTTAATCCTCAATCGATTTCTGATGATTTGTATATCGAATTGTTTGGAAAAAAAGCAAGAGCTATTTCCAAAATATTACCCCATCATAATCGATATTGCGCTATAGATCTGAATACAGGAGATGTTTATACTACTAATATTGAAATGGCATATGAAGCTTCTTTAATGGCCATAAAAAATGCTAATTTTTCTCCCAATGACATTGATATGATTATTTACTCAACAGCTACTCCTGACTATGTTGTTCCACCATGTTTTGCCTTGTTACAGGAAAAACTGGGAATATCTAAATGTATGGGATTTGATATTCGCTCTGGATGCGCAGGCTTTGGTACTGCAGTAAATCTTGCATTAAATCTTATTAAAAGTTTAGTGGTACAAAGGGTATTGGTTGTAGGATCAGATCTGTTGTCTAGTAGATTTTCTGAATTTTTAAAAGACAAGTCTTCTATTACGTTAAAGACATTATTTAATCTTATGTTCTTTGGAGATGGTGCTGGAGCCATTGTTTTCGAAAGTACTGTTGAATCTAATTCATCAGGATTTTTCTATTATGATATGGAATCCAGCATGGCGAATATTCCTTATGGGTCTATAATTGAGATAGGAGGATCAAGATATCCTTATCCTATAAGCGAAATTCCTCGTGAACGTTGGCCAATATTTCAGGCTAACGGATTAAGTGATGAATACTTACCCAAAGTTTTAATTTATGCATTACAGAAATTTAAAGATAAGACAAGTATTGGTACAAGTGATTTTGATTATTACTTGATGCCTGTTGAATCGGAAAAAATGCAACAAAAAATTCTATCTGTCTTTCCTGATATGGATTTAAATAAAATAGTCAGCATTAATGACAAAGGTGGAGCGTTATTAAATGCTGCAATTCCAATTGCATTATCCAATGCGATTAGTCAAAATTCTTTTAAATCTGGGGATATGGTTTTATTATATGCAGCTGAAAATACTAAGTGGCAATACGCTTTATCAGCTTTTATTTGGTAA
- a CDS encoding RrF2 family transcriptional regulator, whose translation MKLSTKVRYSVRAMFELALYYGEGPISLKTIAENEGLSEQYLEQLIAILRRAELVKSVRGAQGGYMLSLPPDKITVGDVIRTLEGSLAPADCVIEDVPFECNRADKCPTKIVMEKIRDSINKVIDSITLQDMLEDYKKTDQKNAFIL comes from the coding sequence ATGAAATTATCAACAAAAGTTAGATATAGTGTACGAGCAATGTTTGAACTTGCATTGTATTACGGAGAAGGACCGATTTCTTTAAAAACAATTGCTGAAAATGAAGGATTATCTGAACAATACCTTGAACAACTAATAGCAATACTTCGAAGAGCGGAACTTGTAAAAAGTGTAAGAGGAGCACAGGGAGGATATATGTTATCCTTACCACCTGATAAGATAACCGTTGGTGATGTTATTAGAACACTTGAAGGGTCATTAGCACCTGCAGATTGTGTTATAGAGGATGTTCCTTTCGAATGTAATAGAGCGGATAAATGTCCGACAAAAATTGTTATGGAAAAGATAAGAGATAGTATAAATAAAGTTATTGACTCAATAACATTGCAGGACATGTTAGAGGATTACAAAAAAACGGATCAAAAAAACGCATTTATTTTATAA